One region of Aminobacterium colombiense DSM 12261 genomic DNA includes:
- the ppdK gene encoding pyruvate, phosphate dikinase translates to MRDKVLNKYVYDFEEGNATMKDLLGSKGANLSQMVQNGMPVPPGFIVTTKACVEFLEGESFLVDKIWPDIQKAILRMEAKTGKKWGSGPTPLLVSVRSGAPVSMPGMMDSVLNLGLNRDTLEYMAEASQNRRFALDSYRRLIQMFGEVVAGLSPDLFEKVLDEAKKKNNLLYDYQIPAQILEEIVAAYLHIYESHTHSSFPYDPWKQLKMALAAVFKSWNNPRAITYRNLHSIPHNLGTAVSIVSMVFGNLNEQCGTGVCFTRNPSDGSADLYGEFLINAQGEDVVAGVRTPIPISELRYMMADMFNQLVDITGSLERFYKDMQDVEFTIENRKLYILQTRSGKRSAEAAVRIAHDMVQENLIGKSEALTRVTPREAELLLHKQIGSQVDVPLVAEGLPASPGACSGMIVFSPEAAVQWNDEGKNVILVRPETSPDDIHGLAVAEGVVTSRGGMTSHAAVVARGMGKPCVSGCEELFIDVDEKVLYGESLILKEGDIITVDGSNGRVYAGEAPLVDAKITKELSVFLQWADEAASLEVWANADTPEDARRAREFGAKGIGLCRTEHMFMAQDRLPVMEHMIMAPDKESRLKDLELLKEMQKNDFADIFREMSGCPVIIRLLDPPLHEFLPKENVIRQQLFEMQREKESPAQKKKILEMEAVLKKIEMLKEINPMMGFRGCRLGILHPEIYEAQIRAIFEAALLVLGERKAVFPEIMIPLVGLSEEMEIFREMVDRIAEEYYKSTGIIVDYKVGSMIEVPHSVLVADKIAKVADFFSFGTNDLTQAVFAYSRDDAESKFLRAYLQKGILQENPFHTLDREGVGEMMRLCVKKARETRQNMSLGICGEHGGNPESIAFCHIIGLNYVSCSPFRIPVARLAAAQAALGFIN, encoded by the coding sequence ATGAGAGATAAAGTACTCAACAAGTATGTTTATGATTTTGAAGAAGGAAACGCCACAATGAAGGACCTTCTTGGCAGTAAAGGGGCCAATCTTTCTCAAATGGTACAGAATGGAATGCCTGTCCCTCCCGGATTCATTGTGACAACTAAAGCCTGTGTAGAATTTTTAGAAGGGGAAAGTTTTTTAGTGGACAAAATTTGGCCGGATATACAGAAAGCAATTCTCAGAATGGAGGCTAAAACGGGCAAAAAATGGGGCAGTGGCCCCACTCCCCTTCTGGTTTCGGTGAGGTCTGGTGCCCCAGTTTCTATGCCAGGCATGATGGACTCCGTACTCAACCTTGGACTCAATCGGGATACGTTGGAGTATATGGCAGAAGCCTCTCAAAACAGAAGATTTGCTCTCGATAGCTACAGGCGACTGATTCAAATGTTCGGTGAAGTTGTTGCTGGTTTGAGTCCTGATCTTTTTGAAAAAGTTCTCGATGAAGCCAAGAAAAAAAATAATTTACTATATGATTATCAAATTCCTGCCCAGATCCTTGAAGAAATTGTTGCGGCCTACCTTCACATTTATGAATCCCACACTCATTCTTCTTTCCCATATGACCCATGGAAGCAGTTAAAAATGGCTCTTGCCGCTGTTTTTAAGAGCTGGAACAACCCAAGAGCTATTACATATCGCAATCTTCATAGTATTCCACATAATTTAGGGACTGCTGTTAGTATAGTCTCAATGGTTTTTGGAAATCTTAACGAGCAGTGCGGCACAGGTGTATGTTTTACACGAAACCCTTCCGATGGTTCTGCAGACCTTTATGGGGAATTTCTCATTAATGCTCAGGGAGAAGATGTAGTTGCGGGAGTACGAACCCCTATCCCCATATCAGAATTGCGCTATATGATGGCTGACATGTTTAATCAGCTGGTTGATATCACAGGGTCTTTAGAAAGGTTTTATAAGGATATGCAGGATGTAGAGTTTACTATTGAAAACCGTAAGCTCTACATTCTTCAAACAAGAAGTGGTAAACGATCAGCAGAAGCAGCAGTGAGGATTGCTCATGATATGGTTCAGGAAAACCTTATAGGTAAAAGTGAAGCTTTAACTAGAGTTACGCCAAGGGAAGCAGAACTTCTTCTTCACAAACAGATAGGCAGCCAGGTGGATGTGCCTCTTGTAGCAGAGGGGTTGCCAGCGTCACCAGGAGCATGTTCAGGCATGATAGTGTTTTCTCCAGAGGCAGCAGTACAGTGGAATGATGAGGGAAAGAATGTTATTCTTGTACGCCCTGAAACGAGTCCAGATGATATTCATGGATTGGCTGTCGCGGAAGGTGTGGTAACAAGTCGTGGCGGAATGACAAGCCATGCTGCTGTTGTTGCCAGAGGTATGGGTAAACCTTGCGTAAGCGGTTGCGAAGAGCTTTTCATTGATGTGGATGAAAAGGTTCTTTACGGAGAAAGCCTGATCCTCAAAGAGGGGGATATTATTACAGTAGATGGAAGCAATGGTAGAGTTTATGCAGGAGAAGCCCCCCTTGTAGACGCAAAAATTACCAAAGAGCTCTCCGTTTTTCTTCAATGGGCAGACGAGGCGGCCTCTTTAGAGGTATGGGCGAATGCTGATACTCCCGAAGATGCCCGAAGAGCGAGGGAGTTTGGTGCTAAGGGAATTGGTTTGTGTCGGACGGAGCACATGTTTATGGCCCAGGATCGACTTCCTGTTATGGAGCATATGATAATGGCTCCGGATAAAGAAAGTCGCCTTAAAGACCTTGAACTTTTAAAGGAAATGCAGAAAAATGATTTTGCTGATATTTTTAGGGAGATGAGCGGCTGCCCTGTTATCATTCGCCTGTTAGACCCGCCTCTCCATGAATTTCTCCCAAAAGAAAATGTTATACGACAGCAGTTGTTCGAGATGCAAAGGGAAAAGGAATCCCCAGCACAGAAGAAAAAAATTTTAGAAATGGAAGCAGTGCTCAAAAAAATTGAGATGCTTAAAGAAATCAATCCTATGATGGGATTCAGAGGGTGTCGGCTTGGTATCTTGCATCCTGAAATTTATGAAGCACAGATTCGCGCTATTTTTGAAGCAGCTCTTTTAGTTCTAGGAGAAAGAAAAGCTGTTTTCCCAGAAATAATGATACCTCTTGTCGGTCTCTCTGAAGAAATGGAAATATTCCGCGAAATGGTAGACAGAATTGCCGAAGAGTACTATAAGAGTACAGGGATAATTGTTGACTACAAAGTAGGAAGCATGATAGAAGTTCCCCATTCAGTATTGGTTGCTGATAAAATAGCGAAAGTTGCAGATTTTTTTAGTTTTGGAACGAATGATTTGACACAAGCGGTTTTTGCGTATTCAAGGGATGATGCGGAGTCCAAGTTCCTACGGGCCTATTTACAGAAAGGCATATTGCAGGAGAATCCCTTTCATACCCTTGATCGAGAAGGCGTTGGAGAGATGATGCGTCTTTGCGTTAAAAAAGCGAGAGAAACACGACAAAACATGTCTTTGGGCATTTGTGGCGAACATGGCGGTAATCCAGAAAGTATTGCCTTTTGTCATATTATCGGCCTTAACTATGTCAGCTGTTCGCCCTTCAGGATACCAGTGGCAAGACTGGCAGCTGCTCAGGCTGCGCTGGGCTTCATTAATTAA
- a CDS encoding pyruvate, water dikinase regulatory protein — MHDMKKQVEVFVVSDFTGETAESVARAASSQFDPQSVKLRRFRYINNIDKAREMLEIASSKHAIVICTFVDKIVRHWVIENSDSLNVDVIDVFGPLLNTLSDILDKEPLEKPGLSHVMDEEYFKRVKAVEFTISCDDGSNTHLLPEADLIIIGVSRTCKTPLSMYLAHKGIKTANIPLIPDLAPPEELFEVDSSRIIGLTIDPKALIDIRLKRLVMLGLDSEGSDYAQIAKVYEELAYADSIMKALGVRVFDVTDRALEETAQEILAYIRH, encoded by the coding sequence ATGCACGACATGAAAAAACAGGTTGAAGTTTTTGTGGTTTCCGATTTTACCGGAGAAACGGCGGAAAGCGTGGCACGGGCTGCATCAAGTCAATTTGACCCCCAGAGTGTAAAATTACGCCGTTTTCGCTACATTAACAATATAGATAAGGCAAGGGAAATGCTGGAGATTGCATCTTCTAAACACGCCATTGTCATTTGTACATTTGTAGATAAGATTGTGCGCCATTGGGTCATTGAAAATAGCGACTCCTTGAACGTTGATGTTATAGATGTTTTTGGACCGCTGCTCAACACTCTTTCTGATATTCTGGATAAAGAGCCTCTTGAGAAGCCAGGGCTTTCCCATGTTATGGACGAAGAGTATTTTAAACGGGTCAAAGCGGTTGAGTTTACCATCAGCTGTGATGATGGCAGCAACACCCATCTTCTTCCTGAAGCTGATCTTATTATTATTGGAGTTTCAAGAACGTGTAAAACCCCTCTTTCAATGTATCTTGCCCATAAGGGCATTAAAACAGCGAACATTCCTTTGATCCCTGATCTTGCTCCCCCTGAAGAATTATTTGAAGTGGATTCTTCTCGGATCATAGGTTTAACTATAGATCCAAAGGCTCTCATAGATATCCGTCTTAAAAGGCTCGTTATGTTAGGTCTTGATTCAGAAGGTTCCGACTACGCTCAGATAGCCAAGGTTTATGAGGAACTGGCGTATGCAGATTCAATCATGAAAGCACTCGGCGTAAGAGTTTTTGACGTTACGGATCGTGCCCTTGAAGAGACCGCACAAGAGATATTAGCTTACATCAGACATTAG
- a CDS encoding pyruvate, water dikinase regulatory protein: MSSLSLFIVSDSTGETAEHVSHSAMSQFESSFSQVTRFRYVDSEEKVKDILQQAALARPVVVCTLVNRNLRRSMALRAQKLGIPFVDLLGSLLELLELRLGEDPLESPGLNRRMDEEYFRRVKAVEFAIQCDDGRNPPALPIADLVILGVSRTGKTPLSMYIANRGFKVANIPLIPEVDPPQEVFSVPKERLIGLVIDPLKLIQIREERLKLLGLDPAASAYANRERVRRELEYASNIMSQLGCRIYDVTGRAVEENAQEIMDLLRG; this comes from the coding sequence ATGAGCTCTCTGTCATTGTTTATAGTTTCAGACTCTACAGGAGAAACAGCGGAACATGTTTCTCACTCAGCTATGAGTCAGTTCGAGTCTTCCTTTAGTCAGGTTACCCGATTTCGCTATGTAGACTCAGAAGAAAAGGTGAAGGACATTTTACAACAGGCGGCGCTTGCCCGCCCTGTTGTTGTGTGTACTCTGGTGAATAGGAATTTAAGGCGGTCAATGGCCCTAAGAGCTCAGAAATTGGGGATACCTTTTGTGGATCTTCTTGGTTCCCTATTAGAACTTCTCGAGTTGAGGCTGGGGGAGGACCCCTTGGAATCGCCGGGACTGAATCGCCGTATGGATGAAGAGTATTTCAGGCGGGTTAAGGCTGTTGAATTTGCTATACAGTGTGATGATGGACGAAACCCACCGGCTCTTCCCATAGCGGATCTTGTTATATTGGGAGTTTCCCGAACGGGGAAAACGCCTCTTTCAATGTATATTGCGAATCGGGGATTCAAAGTGGCCAATATTCCGCTAATACCAGAAGTAGATCCTCCCCAAGAGGTTTTCTCCGTTCCCAAAGAGCGACTCATTGGCTTAGTTATAGATCCTTTAAAGTTAATACAAATACGAGAGGAAAGGCTGAAGCTTCTAGGGCTTGATCCGGCAGCTTCAGCCTATGCTAACAGGGAGAGAGTCAGACGAGAATTAGAGTACGCCAGTAATATAATGTCGCAGCTTGGCTGTCGCATCTATGATGTAACGGGTCGGGCAGTAGAAGAGAACGCACAGGAAATAATGGATCTTCTTCGGGGGTAG